A single window of Aspergillus puulaauensis MK2 DNA, chromosome 5, nearly complete sequence DNA harbors:
- a CDS encoding zinc metalloprotease (COG:O;~EggNog:ENOG410PIAE;~InterPro:IPR008754,IPR024079;~MEROPS:MER0029657;~PFAM:PF05572;~SECRETED:SignalP(1-16);~antiSMASH:Cluster_5.9;~go_function: GO:0008237 - metallopeptidase activity [Evidence IEA]) — protein MRFLPILLGFGALAAARCGTRRVSEEQRSYHKFLHEREAREAHQPAARDVFDVEIDTYIHIVNGNTTANHTKIPQRVNDQIAVLNHHYEPTGFSFKLINVSYTYNASWLDIYSESDEELDMKSSLRRGDFKSANLYFVDLEEDLLGVATFPTDKGPNQLKLDGVMCDLQTLPGGKAPYDLGITAVHEVGHWLNLLHTFEPSEDAEEDDPTAGCRGHGDYVFDTPAEGTQAEGCPRFRDTCRGRNETLNSFSIPGSDPFHNFMDYTDDRCLTEFTRGQIVRMQNSWEQREHYKPGIGGRRASAGSGWNN, from the exons ATGCGtttcctccccatcctcctcggcttcggcgcTCTGGCTGCCGCCCGCTGCGGTACACGCCGTGTCTCTGAAGAGCAACGGTCGTACCACAAGTTCCTCCACGAGAGAGAAGCTCGCGAGGCCCATCAGCCTGCAGCCCGCGATGTCTTCGATGTCGAGATTGACACCTACATCCACATCGTCAACGGCAACACCACCGCAAACCACACCAAGATCCCGCAGCGCGTGAACGACCAGATAGCCGTGCTGAACCACCACTACGAACCCACCGGCTTCTCGTTCAAGCTCATCAACGTCTCATACACCTACAACGCAAGCTGGCTGGACATCTACTCTGAaagcgacgaggagctcgacaTGAAGAGCTCTCTCCGCCGCGGTGACTTCAAGTCCGCCAACCTCTACTTCGTTGACCTGGAAGAAGACCTGCTCGGTGTCGC AACATTTCCCACCGACAAAGGCCCCAACCAGCTCAAACTCGACGGCGTAATGTGCGACCTGCAGACCCTCCCCGGCGGCAAAGCCCCCTACGACCTAGGCATCACCGCCGTCCACGAAGTCGGCCACTGGCTGAACCTGCTCCACACCTTCGAGCCCAGCGaggacgccgaagaagacgaccCAACCGCCGGCTGCCGCGGCCACGGCGACTACGTCTTCGATACCCCCGCCGAGGGAACCCAAGCCGAGGGGTGCCCTCGCTTCCGGGATACCTGCCGCGGCCGGAATGAGACTCTGAACTCTTTCTCTATCCCTGGGTCTGACCCGTTCCATAACTTTATGGACTATACTGATGATCGGTGCCTTACGGAGTTTACCCGGGGGCAGATCGTGCGGATGCAGAACTCGTGGGAGCAGCGCGAGCACTATAAGCCTGGTATTGGTGGGCGTCGCGCGAgtgctgggtctgggtggAACAACTGA